DNA from Gramella sp. MAR_2010_147:
AACAGAATAGTCACGGCCGATAAAATTGTAGGTGTCCAGGGATTAATCAGAACCCACGGGCTGGATTATGACAATGGAACTATGGTCCTCTCTGATATAGGCGAAGCAGAATCTGCATCAGATGGCGGGTTGCATATTATTCAGGATTTTGATGCTAAATTTGCCAGTGCCACCAATGGTGGATTCATTAAAACCGAAGATCAATTAAGGATTTCCGGTGAAAATACATTATTGGGAAATCCCGTAAATATTGTTTACAATGCGGCTTATAACGTAATTTTTGTAGCAGAGGTCTTAAATAATGGAGGTCGCGTTCTTGCCTTTAATGACGCTACTTCAATTTCAGGAAATATTGCGCCAGATTTAAAATATGATCTTGCCGGAGCCTCTTCGGTATTTTATTTTACTGAATAAATGGTTTGTTCCTGAACGTATTTTGAAAAAAAATCTCACCAGACTTGTATCAATTTCAGCTGTTTGAAGCTTGGATCTTCCGGTTTTAGTTCAAGTTTAACGGGCAGAAGAAAAATTTGATATACTTTTGCAATTACAAACCAACAGATTTATGGCTAAGAATTTAGTGATTGTTGAGTCTCCTGCGAAGGCTAAAACTATTGAAAAATTTCTAGGAACCGACTATAAAGTTGCTTCCAGCTTTGGACATATAGCCGATTTACCAACCAAGGAAATTGGGGTAGATACCGAAGGGGATTTTACGCCTAAATATGTTGTGTCCAAAGATAAGAAGGACGTAGTTAGGAAGCTTAAAGGACTTGCCAAGGATGCGGAAATGGTATGGCTGGCAAGTGATGAAGACCGTGAGGGAGAAGCGATTGCCTGGCATTTGGCAGAGGAGCTAAAGCTAAAGAAGGAAAAGACGAAACGTATTGTTTTTCATGAGATCACCAAATCTGCAATTCTTCGTGCAATTGAAAATCCTAGGAGTATAGATTATAATTTGGTAAACGCTCAGCAAGCAAGACGAGTTCTTGATAGATTGGTGGGGTATGAACTTTCGCCGGTTTTATGGAGAAAAGTGAAAGGCGGGCTTTCAGCAGGTCGTGTTCAATCGGTAGCTGTAAGGCTTATTGTGGAGAGAGAACGCGAAATTACAGATTTTAATCCGCAGGCCTCTTATAGAATAGATGCCGAATTTTCTACAGAAGAGGGGAAGTCTTTTAAGGCTAAGATCCCTAAGAATTTTGAAACAAAAGAAGAAGCTGAAAAGTTTCTAAAAGATAATATTGGTGCTAATTTTAAGGTTGCCGATCTTACCACTAAACCGGCAAAGAAAAATCCGGCACCTCCATTTACCACATCAACGCTTCAACAGGAAGCAGCGAGAAAATTATATTTTTCAGTAGGAAAAACCATGACCCTGGCGCAGCGTTTATATGAAGCTGGTCATATTACCTATATGAGAACCGATAGTGTTAACCTTTCCGAAGATGCTAGAAAGGGAGCTAAAGAAGAAATTCTTAAGGCTTACGGTGAAAAGTATTCAAAAACACGTCAGTTTAAAGGGAAATCTAAAGGTGCCCAGGAGGCTCACGAAGCGATACGGCCTACCGGATTTCAAAAGCACTCTATTTCAGGAGAGCGGGATCAGCAACGTTTGTACGATCTTATCTGGAAACGAGCGATTGCTTCTCAAATGAGTGATGCGCAGTTGGAAAGAACCAATGTTAAGATTGAAGCAGATAAGCATGACAATCAATTTACTGCAAATGGGGAGGTTTTGAAATTTGATGGCTTCTTAAAAGTGTATCTGGAAGGAAGCGATGATGAAGATGAAGAGCAAAGCGGAATGTTGCCCGCACTAAAAGTTCAGCAGGAGCTAAATAGCGATTATATTACCGCAACCGAAAGATTTACAAGACCACCTTATAGATATACTGAAGCTTCTTTGGTTAAGAAACTGGAAGAACTGGGTATTGGTAGACCTTCTACCTATGCACCAACGATTTCTACTGTTCAGAGTAGAAATTATATCGAAAAAGGTTCAGTAGATGGTACAGAGAGGGATTATGTGCAATATGAACTGAAAAATGATAAGCTTTCTGAGAAAAAATTAACCGAAACCGTTGGTAGCGATAAAGGAAAGCTGGTTCCCACTGCTACAGGAATGGTAGTGAACGACTTTCTTGTAAATCACTTTTCGAACATTCTCGATTATAATTTCACGGCAAACGTTGAAGAAAGCTTTGATGATATTGCTGAAGGAAATAAGGAGTGGACGGCAATGATGAAGGAGTTTTATAAAGATTTCCATCCTCATGTACAGGACGTTGCCAAAAATGCCGAAAGAGAAGTTGGAGAAAGAATTCTTGGGGAGGATCCTGAAAGCGGGAAGCCGGTTAGTGTAAGATTAGGAAAATTTGGACCAATGGTTCAAATCGGTAGCGTAGAAGATGAAGAGAAGCCAAGGTTTGCCAGCTTAAGTCCAGACCAGAATATGGAAACCCTAACTTATGAAGAAGCGATGGATCTATTTCAGCTTCCAAAGAAATTAGGCGAGTATAAAGGAGAGGCGGTAGAAGTAAACAATGGTAGATATGGTCCTTATGTGAGATTTGGGAAGAAATTCGTTTCACTAGAAAAAGGCGAAGATCCCCTGAATGTTGATTTTGAAAGAGCGATGGAGCTGGTTAAGGAGAAGGAAAAGGCAGATGCTCCAATTTATGAGTATAAAGAAATGCCTGTTCAGAAAGGTGTTGGGAGATTTGGTCCTTATTTGAAATGGAACAATATGTTCATTAATGTGAACAAGAAGTATGACTTTGATAATCTTTCAGACAATGATATTGAGCAGCTTATAGAAGATAAGCTCCAGAAAGAGCGTGATAAATTGATACAACACTGGGAAGAAGAAGGAATTCGGGTAGAAAAAGCCAGATGGGGAAGGTTCAATGTGATCAAAGGTAAAACTAAGGTTGAGTTGCCTAAAACTACAAAAGCAGATGAATTGACGCTGGAGGAGGTAAAAGAAATTATTGAGAAGAATACTAAGAAAAAGAAGCCTGCTAAAAAGAAAAGTACGGCTAAAAAAAGTACTTCAAAAAAGACCACAAAAAAAACTACCA
Protein-coding regions in this window:
- the topA gene encoding type I DNA topoisomerase codes for the protein MAKNLVIVESPAKAKTIEKFLGTDYKVASSFGHIADLPTKEIGVDTEGDFTPKYVVSKDKKDVVRKLKGLAKDAEMVWLASDEDREGEAIAWHLAEELKLKKEKTKRIVFHEITKSAILRAIENPRSIDYNLVNAQQARRVLDRLVGYELSPVLWRKVKGGLSAGRVQSVAVRLIVEREREITDFNPQASYRIDAEFSTEEGKSFKAKIPKNFETKEEAEKFLKDNIGANFKVADLTTKPAKKNPAPPFTTSTLQQEAARKLYFSVGKTMTLAQRLYEAGHITYMRTDSVNLSEDARKGAKEEILKAYGEKYSKTRQFKGKSKGAQEAHEAIRPTGFQKHSISGERDQQRLYDLIWKRAIASQMSDAQLERTNVKIEADKHDNQFTANGEVLKFDGFLKVYLEGSDDEDEEQSGMLPALKVQQELNSDYITATERFTRPPYRYTEASLVKKLEELGIGRPSTYAPTISTVQSRNYIEKGSVDGTERDYVQYELKNDKLSEKKLTETVGSDKGKLVPTATGMVVNDFLVNHFSNILDYNFTANVEESFDDIAEGNKEWTAMMKEFYKDFHPHVQDVAKNAEREVGERILGEDPESGKPVSVRLGKFGPMVQIGSVEDEEKPRFASLSPDQNMETLTYEEAMDLFQLPKKLGEYKGEAVEVNNGRYGPYVRFGKKFVSLEKGEDPLNVDFERAMELVKEKEKADAPIYEYKEMPVQKGVGRFGPYLKWNNMFINVNKKYDFDNLSDNDIEQLIEDKLQKERDKLIQHWEEEGIRVEKARWGRFNVIKGKTKVELPKTTKADELTLEEVKEIIEKNTKKKKPAKKKSTAKKSTSKKTTKKTTKKK